The window CATCGCCCGCAGCTCTTCGGTGCGGGAGAGATCCAGGGTGGGCTCCAGCTCCGCGAGAAGCTTGTTCTGGATCCGGCTTTTGAGATCCGCGTAGGCGTCCCGGAGGCCGGTGGTGGTGGGCAACGGCCGGCGGGGGGCGGAAGGCGGCGGAGGCTCCGGGGCCGGCCCCGGGCGCGCCGGCTCGGGGCTCGGCGCGGCTGCAGGAGAGCTCTGATTTCCCTGAATCCGTCGCAGGAGCGACATCCTTCACCTCCGGAAAGCAAATGGGAACAGCCTCCTAACGGCCAGTCCGCCGCCGGACCTCCTCCACCTCGGGAGCGGCGGAGAGCGCCTCCTCGACCCGCCCGGCCAGCTGGAGGAGGGCCTGGGCGATGGGCCGGGCCCGCTGGGCGACCAGCGGGCTGCCCTTGTTGATCGACTGCAACACCGTCGTCTCATCCCAGGGAATCTGGGCAACCACCGGGTGCTTGAGGGCCTGCTCCACCATCTCCGCCGTGATCCCGAAGCGCCGGTCGGCCTTGTTGAGGACCATCAGGGTCTTCTGGGGCGGGTACTCCAGCTGGGCCGCCACATCGAAGAACAGACGGGCGTTCTTGATGGTGGGCACGTCCGGCGTCACCACCAGCACGATCCGATCGGCCTCATCGAGGATCTGCAGCGTGAGATCCGAGGGCTGGGTCGTTGTGTCGATGACCAGGATGTCGAAGAGACCGCGGGCCAACCCCAGGATGCGCTTCATCGCCTCCGCGGTCACATACTCCGCCAGCTCCGGGCGGGGCGGGGCCAGCAGCACCTTCAACCCCGAGGCGTGGGAGAGCATCGTCAAGGTCAACGCCTCCGGATCCACCTCATCCATCTGGGCCAGATCCGCCAGATGGCGAGGCCCCTGCAGGTTCAAGAACACCCCCACATCCCCGAACGGCAGGGAAGCGTCGATGAGGGCCACCTTGCGATCCGGCTTCTGGAGGGCAACCGCCAGGTTCACCGCGATCATCGTGGTCCCCACGCCCCCCTTCGGGCTGTAGACGGCCACCACCTTCCCCCGCGCGCCGCCCGGCCCGGCCGCGACCCCCAGCGGGCCTGCGGGCGGCAGCACCGCCGGAGGCCGCCGGGTCCGGACCACCCGACGGACCGTGGCCACCAGCTCGTCCGCCGAGAAGGGCTTAGGGAGGAAGTCCCGGGCTCCGGCCAGCATCGCCCGCCGCAGGTAGTCCGCGTCGCTCTGCACAGACATCATGACCACCTGCGTGAGGGGAGCGACCTCCATGATTCGCTCCACCGCGGCGATGCCGCTCATCCCGGGCAGGTTGATGTCCAGCAGAACCACGTCCGGCTGCAGATCCCGCGCCAGCCGGATCCCTTCCTCCGCGGTGGCTGCGCTCCCCACCACCTCGATGTCCGGCTCGAACATGAGGAGCTTCTTCAGGTTCTCCCGCGTCTCGGGGACATCATCCACAATCAGCACGCGAATCCGCGCGTCCGCCATCGGATCTCCTCAATCAATATAGACTCCCGTCCCCCCGCCGCTCACCGGCACGGCTCCCGGGCGAACGCATCCGGACAACCCGGGATCGTATCCAGGGCAAGGCCGAAGCGCCCGGGCGGCGGGAGAGTGATCCCGATCCGCTGGAGCAGCCATCCCAGGGTCACCGGGTCCGTCCGCACCAGCTGGTTATCCGTCGGGTTGCGCAAGGCCAGGTCCACCACCGCCCCGGATTCCCGCAGCCACTGCAGGATCAACGCCTCCTGCGGATCGACCAGCAACGTGATATATCGCTGGCGCGGCATCGGAGTGGGCGTGGGCGCGGGACCCGGCGTCGGCGTCGGCCCGGGCGGGGGCGGAGGCTGCGGAGGCTCAAAGGGTCCGATGGAAAGGATCTCCACGTTCTGAAGGACCAGCTGGCTGACCCGTAATTCCACCTGCTGCTCCGGCTTCACCACGGCCGCCTGCGCCGCGGCGCCGGGCTCCACCCCGAGGGCCCGCAACCGATTGAACAGATCTTCGTCCAGGATCTGCGGGCGGAACTCCCCATCGGCGGTCGCCTTGACTGGAACCAGACGGAACGTCACCAGCACGTCCACCCGATCCCCAGGCGCCAGGTTGAAGGCGACGGCCCCCGCCTCGTCGGCCGGGATGGGGAAGGCCACTTTCCCGGGCGGCACGAAGAGACTGGCCTCCGATCCCCGCCGCGCCGCCTCCGCGGGCCGCACCGTCAGGTCCTCCGGCACGATGGGCTTCTGCCGGGGGATGTCCACCCGGGCGACCTTCCCGATCACCTCCTTCGGATCCGCGAAAGCCCCCTCCGGCAGGACCTCAACCGGCCATCCCCGCAGGGTGACATCCGACTCCGTGATCACCGCCCCGCGCGGGATGCTCTGGGCCGCGATGACGATGGGCTTCAGCGAAGGGGGTGTGGGCGTTGGCGTCGGGGCCGGGCCCGCGGCGAAGCGGGGCACGAGCAGCAGCGCGGCCCCCATCAGGACCAGGATCAGCAGGATGAGCAGCAACAACGTTCGATTTCTGCGCCGGCGCATCCCTCTGCCTCCGGTTCAGGATCCTACCACCCTCCACAGCACACCGCCTCCTCCGGATCGCAACCCGCCCTCATCGAGCCTCTGCACAACCCGGCACCCCACTACTCCCCGATTCGGGAGCGGGTGGGGCCGTCAAAAGCCACCCGGTTACTGAATATTATAGGCCCTTTCCAATTTTCCGTATAGGCCTTTTGTCCCCCGGTTGCGCCCTCGCACCTACTGCCGCCCCCGGGATCGCCGGCGGCGCCACGCCAGCAAAGCCGCCAGCAAGGCCAGGCCGCCCCCTGCCACCGGCCCCCAGAGCGCTCCGCCGGTCCGCGGCAACCGAGCGGCATCCAAACCGGGTGTGGCCACGCCGCGGCTCCCCGTATCGGATCCCCCCGATGGACCCGGGGGCGGAGGCGGGGGGGCTGGGACTGCCGTAGCGGTGGGCATGGGAGAAACCGTCGGCGAGGGAATAGGGGTTACCGTGGGAGGGGGCTGCGTAGGAGGCACGGGCGTGGACGTCGGCGTGAACGTGGGGGAGGGCGAAGGCGTCGGCGTGGGCGAAGGAACCGGCGTCTCCGTCGGGGTCGC is drawn from Thermoflexus hugenholtzii and contains these coding sequences:
- the cpaB gene encoding Flp pilus assembly protein CpaB; translation: MRRRRNRTLLLLILLILVLMGAALLLVPRFAAGPAPTPTPTPPSLKPIVIAAQSIPRGAVITESDVTLRGWPVEVLPEGAFADPKEVIGKVARVDIPRQKPIVPEDLTVRPAEAARRGSEASLFVPPGKVAFPIPADEAGAVAFNLAPGDRVDVLVTFRLVPVKATADGEFRPQILDEDLFNRLRALGVEPGAAAQAAVVKPEQQVELRVSQLVLQNVEILSIGPFEPPQPPPPPGPTPTPGPAPTPTPMPRQRYITLLVDPQEALILQWLRESGAVVDLALRNPTDNQLVRTDPVTLGWLLQRIGITLPPPGRFGLALDTIPGCPDAFAREPCR
- a CDS encoding CpaE family protein, with protein sequence MADARIRVLIVDDVPETRENLKKLLMFEPDIEVVGSAATAEEGIRLARDLQPDVVLLDINLPGMSGIAAVERIMEVAPLTQVVMMSVQSDADYLRRAMLAGARDFLPKPFSADELVATVRRVVRTRRPPAVLPPAGPLGVAAGPGGARGKVVAVYSPKGGVGTTMIAVNLAVALQKPDRKVALIDASLPFGDVGVFLNLQGPRHLADLAQMDEVDPEALTLTMLSHASGLKVLLAPPRPELAEYVTAEAMKRILGLARGLFDILVIDTTTQPSDLTLQILDEADRIVLVVTPDVPTIKNARLFFDVAAQLEYPPQKTLMVLNKADRRFGITAEMVEQALKHPVVAQIPWDETTVLQSINKGSPLVAQRARPIAQALLQLAGRVEEALSAAPEVEEVRRRTGR
- a CDS encoding LPXTG cell wall anchor domain-containing protein, whose protein sequence is MAWEGARVQRMHRWARGGLRAGLSLALGVGLALGWGDRASAQFPTPGPTPTPFPTWTPTPVATPTETPVPSPTPTPSPSPTFTPTSTPVPPTQPPPTVTPIPSPTVSPMPTATAVPAPPPPPPGPSGGSDTGSRGVATPGLDAARLPRTGGALWGPVAGGGLALLAALLAWRRRRSRGRQ